In Clostridium sporogenes, one genomic interval encodes:
- a CDS encoding helix-turn-helix transcriptional regulator, whose amino-acid sequence MATSKKLKAYRCLKGAKQEDIARLIGVALNTYNFKENGKKPFTLNEAKIISDFFNTTIDELFFKRNSKL is encoded by the coding sequence ATGGCAACATCAAAAAAACTAAAAGCTTATAGATGCTTAAAAGGTGCAAAACAAGAGGATATAGCAAGACTAATAGGAGTAGCTCTAAATACTTATAATTTTAAGGAAAATGGCAAAAAACCTTTTACTTTAAATGAGGCCAAAATTATATCGGATTTTTTTAATACTACCATAGATGAACTCTTTTTTAAAAGAAACAGTAAACTTTAA
- a CDS encoding ATP-binding protein, with the protein MDYNIAGENERVEICSVCGEAIEKITYIPGLNRCIKGPVMCKCKREALIAKEKEEINKEKQLRLKRIIKNSLIDEKFRNSKFENWDFTKGNDKMYKIANKYTKKFENMKKESVGLLLYGSPGNGKTYTVACIANCLIEKMLPVICVNADSLLNRIKDTYKKWGKEVEEDVIKGLDNADLLIIDDLGTEQDTEWTRTKIYNILDSRYRNGLPLIITTNLSLMELKNRYEKRTYYRILEMCTPILNDGKNIREEKAKEKTQILKELLR; encoded by the coding sequence TTGGATTATAATATTGCTGGTGAAAATGAAAGAGTTGAAATATGTTCTGTATGTGGAGAAGCTATTGAAAAGATTACTTATATTCCAGGGTTAAACAGGTGTATAAAAGGTCCTGTAATGTGCAAATGTAAAAGGGAAGCTCTAATAGCAAAAGAAAAAGAAGAAATAAATAAAGAAAAGCAATTAAGATTAAAAAGGATTATTAAAAATAGTTTAATAGATGAAAAATTTAGAAATAGTAAATTTGAAAATTGGGATTTTACTAAAGGTAACGACAAAATGTATAAAATAGCTAATAAATATACTAAAAAATTTGAAAACATGAAAAAAGAATCTGTAGGACTTTTATTATATGGTTCACCAGGAAATGGTAAGACTTATACTGTGGCATGTATAGCAAATTGTCTTATAGAAAAAATGCTACCAGTTATATGTGTAAATGCAGACAGCTTATTGAATAGAATTAAAGACACATATAAAAAATGGGGAAAAGAAGTAGAAGAAGATGTGATAAAAGGGTTAGATAATGCAGATCTATTGATAATAGATGATTTGGGAACGGAGCAGGATACAGAATGGACTAGAACTAAAATCTATAACATTTTAGATAGTAGATATAGAAATGGACTACCACTTATAATTACAACAAATTTATCTCTTATGGAACTTAAAAATAGATATGAAAAAAGAACATACTATAGAATTTTAGAAATGTGTACTCCAATTTTAAATGATGGTAAAAATATAAGAGAAGAAAAGGCTAAGGAAAAAACACAAATATTAAAAGAATTATTAAGATAA
- a CDS encoding phage replisome organizer N-terminal domain-containing protein, whose product MDKKESGDMLAEVKWIKITTNMFDDEKIKLIDAMPERDTVHYIWIRLLVQAGKTNSNGYIFLNDNVPYTEEMLSTIFNRPLNSLRFALKVLREFGMIQIQEDKLIKITNWSKHQNIEGMEKVRQQTRQRVAKHRAKKKELQEETKGEDLRSNENKKSVPLHETLSNGRDIDIEDIDIEIKEDRKSDIRKNLDKINEAYFNTFYRQISATYLNQVLKVMAKEDYTDLLIYALNITKKREHEQGKIKGFKYTMSILESWINKGYKLPQDVKKNEISKKWREGEVYETSRRSFGEDLKKQGIGL is encoded by the coding sequence ATGGATAAAAAAGAAAGTGGTGATATGTTGGCAGAAGTTAAGTGGATAAAGATAACAACTAATATGTTTGATGACGAAAAAATAAAATTAATAGATGCTATGCCAGAAAGAGATACTGTTCATTATATTTGGATAAGGCTTTTAGTTCAAGCAGGTAAAACAAATTCAAATGGATATATTTTTCTAAATGATAATGTTCCATATACAGAAGAAATGTTAAGCACAATTTTTAATAGACCATTAAATAGTTTAAGATTCGCATTAAAAGTACTTAGAGAGTTTGGCATGATACAAATACAAGAAGATAAATTAATAAAAATAACTAACTGGTCCAAGCATCAAAACATAGAAGGTATGGAGAAAGTTAGACAACAAACAAGGCAAAGGGTAGCTAAACATAGAGCTAAGAAAAAAGAACTACAGGAAGAAACTAAAGGCGAAGATCTCAGAAGTAATGAAAATAAAAAAAGTGTACCGTTACATGAAACGTTAAGTAACGGTAGAGATATAGATATAGAAGATATAGATATAGAAATAAAAGAAGATAGAAAGAGTGATATAAGAAAAAATTTAGATAAAATCAATGAAGCATATTTTAATACTTTTTATAGGCAAATAAGTGCTACTTATTTAAATCAAGTATTAAAAGTTATGGCTAAAGAAGATTATACTGATCTATTAATATATGCATTAAATATTACAAAAAAAAGAGAACATGAACAGGGCAAAATAAAAGGCTTTAAATATACAATGTCAATTTTGGAAAGCTGGATAAATAAAGGATATAAATTACCACAAGATGTAAAGAAAAACGAGATAAGTAAGAAATGGAGGGAAGGCGAGGTATATGAAACAAGTAGGAGAAGCTTTGGAGAAGACCTTAAAAAGCAGGGAATTGGATTATAA
- a CDS encoding helix-turn-helix domain-containing protein, giving the protein MAVIKTKEYRTMRNLSISKLSCKSKIARSYITELEEGKYENPGLKVICNLCKTLKITPNELIDQELWKWW; this is encoded by the coding sequence GTGGCAGTAATAAAAACAAAAGAATATAGAACCATGAGAAACTTATCTATTTCAAAATTGAGTTGTAAAAGTAAAATAGCTAGAAGTTATATTACAGAGTTAGAAGAAGGTAAATATGAAAATCCAGGGTTAAAGGTTATCTGTAATCTATGCAAAACCTTAAAAATTACACCAAATGAATTAATTGATCAAGAACTATGGAAGTGGTGGTAA